The following coding sequences lie in one Gossypium raimondii isolate GPD5lz unplaced genomic scaffold, ASM2569854v1 Contig00042, whole genome shotgun sequence genomic window:
- the LOC105798735 gene encoding alcohol dehydrogenase 1 → GQNPLFPRILGHEARGVVESVGEGVMDVQPGDHVLPIFTGECKECPHCLSEASNMCDILRINTERGGMLHDGHTRFSKDGKPIYHFLGTSTFSEYTVVHVGQVAKINPEAPLDKVCVLSCGMSTGFGATVNVAKPKKGGSVAVFGLGAVGLVAAERARVCEASRIIGIDLNPNRFEEGRLNKVAKLIIFLLATKKFGCLEFVNPKDHNKPVQEVIAEMTGGGVDCSIECTGSTQAMVSAFECVHDGWGVAVLVGVPSRDDSFKTHPIHFLNERTLRGTFFGNYKPRSDIPGVVEKYMKKELELDKFITHSVPFLDINKAFEYMLRGEGLRCMIRMDA, encoded by the exons GGACAAAATCCTCTATTTCCTCGCATTCTTGGTCACGAAGCTAGAGG GGTTGTGGAAAGTGTAGGAGAGGGGGTGATGGATGTCCAACCGGGTGATCATGTTCTACCTATCTTCACCGGAGAATGCAAGGAGTGTCCCCATTGCTTATCAGAAGCAAGTAACATGTGTGATATCCTTAGAATCAACACTGAGAGGGGTGGAATGCTTCATGACGGGCATACTAGGTTTTCCAAAGATGGGAAGCCTATCTACCACTTTCTTGGCACCTCAACTTTTAGCGAATACACTGTTGTCCATGTCGGCCAGGTCGCTAAGATTAATCCAGAGGCTCCACTTGATAAAGTGTGTGTTCTTAGCTGCGGAATGTCGACAG GTTTTGGTGCCACTGTGAATGTTGCTAAACCAAAAAAGGGTGGGTCTGTTGCAGTTTTTGGACTTGGTGCTGTAGGTCTTGTG GCTGCTGAAAGAGCAAGAGTTTGTGAGGCTTCTAGGATCATTGGTATTGATCTAAACCCCAACAGATTCGAAGAAGGTag ATTAAACAAAGTTgcaaaattaatcatttttcttcttGCGACCAAGAAATTTGGTTGTCTTGAGTTTGTGAACCCAAAAGATCACAATAAACCTGTTCAAGAG GTGATTGCGGAGATGACTGGAGGAGGAGTTGATTGCAGTATTGAATGTACGGGGAGCACCCAGGCCATGGTTTCTGCATTTGAATGTGTCCATGAT GGTTGGGGTGTTGCTGTGCTTGTGGGTGTGCCGAGCAGAGATGATTCATTCAAAACCCATCCAATACATTTCCTGAATGAGAGGACACTTAGGGGTACTTTCTTCGGCAACTACAAACCTCGATCTGATATCCCTGGTGTTGTGGAGAAGTATATGAAAAAG GAGTTGGAGCTAGATAAATTCATCACTCACTCTGTCCCATTCTTGGATATCAACAAGGCGTTCGAGTACATGCTGCGAGGGGAGGGTTTACGATGCATGATTCGTATGGATGCTTAG